One Alnus glutinosa chromosome 3, dhAlnGlut1.1, whole genome shotgun sequence genomic region harbors:
- the LOC133864704 gene encoding senescence-induced receptor-like serine/threonine-protein kinase isoform X2, which yields MKTNMQDGAPELVLVWKAWLFFAFAIANILGNSKLAAGKNQHAGRKLAADIPGFMSIDCGSDEDSIDKETGIPYKSDKELVNTGIVATVSPDWSGYITEQFKNLRSFPQGTRNCYALKPEQVKYNNYMIRAQFLYGNYDGKNQTPKFDLHLGPNWWATVSSSDPVYYEIIYTPLTDYIDVCLVNTNNGIPFISTLELRRLDNSIYRTEDGALAIISRYDVGKDIRSGSRRYPGDVYDRYWEPLLIEGCIPIATNSTVFSTQGNDNAYKLPAEVLRTAAGTPNGSIPLALVWSPPNSLSKCYFYFHFAEIEKLGAGQQREFTINLNGERNLRESVKLDYLNPLTVVQDDPPVSGSRLNFSINAAGMTKFPPILNAVEIFELQELPNKPTAIADVEAIMEIKELYNVIRNWQGDPCAPSDYSWEGLNCSNDNHPRIISLNLSSSKLAGEIATSFSNLKALQSLDLSYNDLTGPFPEVLTQLPYLNTLDLSGNKITGSVPEALVQKSKDGKFVLSIIYLLITYLL from the exons ATGAAAACCAACATGCAGGATGGTGCACCAGAACTGGTTTTGGTCTGGAAAGCGTGGCTCTTCTTTGCTTTTGCCATTGCTAATATTCTTGGCAACTCAAAACTAGCTGCAGGAAAAAATCAGCATGCTGGAAGAAAACTTGCTGCTGACATTCCAG GTTTCATGAGCATCGACTGTGGCAGCGATGAAGACTCGATTGACAAGGAAACCGGCATTCCTTACAAATCTGACAAGGAGCTTGTAAATACTGGAATAGTTGCGACGGTATCCCCTGATTGGTCCGGCTACATTACAGAGCAGTTCAAGAACCTGAGAAGTTTTCCGCAAGGAACAAGGAATTGTTACGCCCTAAAACCGGAGCAAGTCAAATACAATAATTATATGATCAGAGCTCAATTCCTGTACGGAAATTACGATGGCAAAAACCAGACCCCAAAATTTGACCTGCATCTTGGCCCTAATTGGTGGGCAACAGTGAGTTCATCTGATCCGGTTTATTACGAGATTATTTATACTCCCTTGACGGATTACATAGATGTGTGCCTTGTGAACACTAACAATGGGATACCCTTCATTTCAACGCTGGAACTACGACGTTTGGACAATTCCATTTATCGGACGGAGGACGGCGCACTCGCAATCATTAGCCGATACGACGTCGGCAAAGACATTAGAAGTGGATCTCGCAGGTATCCAGGCGACGTCTATGATCGCTACTGGGAGCCTTTGCTAATTGAAGGATGCATTCCAATCGCCACCAATTCGACCGTTTTCAGCACCCAAGGCAATGATAACGCATATAAATTACCGGCCGAGGTGTTGAGGACTGCCGCCGGAACGCCGAACGGTAGCATTCCCTTGGCCTTAGTCTGGTCTCCTCCAAACTCTCTTTCTAAATGTTATTTTTACTTTCACTTTGCTGAGATTGAGAAGCTCGGAGCCGGTCAGCAGAGGGAATTCACGATCAATTTGAACGGCGAGCGCAACCTGAGAGAATCTGTTAAGCTTGATTATCTAAACCCACTCACCGTGGTCCAGGATGATCCGCCAGTTAGTGGAAGCCGGCTTAATTTTTCAATCAATGCAGCTGGGATGACTAAGTTTCCTCCGATCCTAAACGCCGTTGAGATTTTTGAGTTGCAAGAGCTCCCAAATAAGCCAACGGCCATAGCTGATG TTGAAGCTATCATGGAAATCAAGGAACTGTACAACGTGATTCGAAACTGGCAAGGCGATCCATGTGCCCCAAGTGATTACTCATGGGAGGGTTTGAACTGCAGTAACGACAATCATCCGAGGATCATCTCATT AAACTTGAGCTCAAGCAAACTGGCAGGGGAGATTGCAACTTCATTCTCCAATCTCAAAGCACTGCAATCTTT GGATTTGTCATATAATGACTTAACTGGGCCATTTCCAGAAGTTTTAACACAACTGCCGTATTTGAACACCCT TGATTTAAGTGGTAACAAAATCACGGGTTCAGTTCCTGAGGCTCTTGTGCAAAAGTCTAAGGATGGAAAATTTGTCCTGAG CATCATCTATCTTTTAATAACTTACTTACTATGA
- the LOC133864353 gene encoding protein CHUP1, chloroplastic has product MMMVRDKKDINPLLLKFGVALALSFAGFLYSRFRARRVRVSPPPGPPPPSRLRSSDHGSEVNLEGGRSRHNTDLHANKTASTSSNPVSIAAEKYEETHMPKVSIDCIVGHSPSSKISGDKDGFLLPEFDDLVKEFDSAAANAGFSPKKDDEIPRSIIETPKAFRSAEKDQYEREIRHLRKAVRVLRERERNLEVQLLEYYGLKEQVAAVMELQNRLKLNNMEAKLFTLRIESLQADNQRLEAQVADHVNVVAELEAAREKIKILKKKFRSEAEQNKEQILAVQRRVAKLQDHEYKAAPSDPKIQLKLQRLMDLEVEAEELRKSNMRLQVENTELSRRLESTQILANSVLEDPEAEAFRVEREHLRHKNKDLEEEIEQLQAHRFSDAEELVYLKWINACLRYELRNYQPPDGKTVARDLSKTLSPKSEEKAKRLILEYANTEGMGGKGFHIMEFDFDQWSSSQASVLTDSGELDDSSVDNSSATKTYSSIKSKLFSKLGKIIRGKDSHDNHVLSVEKSESLEYGDSPRCSSIFSRGTYAGTDQGHGSRLATPQGSSRPSLDLHRFRSLREVNIKDIDSVRTYSDVGSSSGYKRFVLGRESADLALKSPLDGDSDTTEKSELVKYAEVLKDSHGGTPRLRRRSASLSFF; this is encoded by the exons ATGATGATGGTTAGAGACAAGAAGGATATTAACCCTCTCTTACTGAAATTTGGGGTGGCTTTAGCTCTTTCTTTTGCTGGATTTCTCTACTCTCGCTTCAGAGCCAGAAGGGTCAGAGTCTCCCCGCCTCCTGGCCCTCCTCCTCCCTCAAGACTGCGCTCTTCgg ATCATGGCAGTGAAGTTAATTTGGAAGGTGGAAGATCTCGGCACAATACTGACCTACATGCCAATAAGACAGCATCCACTTCTAGCAATCCTGTTTCTATTGCAGCTGAAAAATAT GAAGAGACACACATGCCAAAGGTCAGTATTGATTGCATCGTTGGACACTCTCCCAGCAGTAAAATTAGTGGAGATAAAGATGGGTTCCTCTTGCCAGAGTTTGATGATCTTGTGAAGGAGTTTGACTCTGCTGCTGCAAATGCTGGCTTCTCTCCAAAGAAAGATGATGAAATACCCAGGTCAATTATAGAAACTCCAAAAGCCTTTAGGAGTGCTGAAAAGGATCAATACGAACGAGAGATCAGGCACCTGAGAAAAGCGGTCAGAGTGCttagggagagggagaggaatcTTGAGGTTCAATTGCTTGAGTATTATGGCCTTAAAGAGCAAGTAGCTGCTGTCATGGAGCTCCAAAATCGATTGAAGTTAAACAATATGGAGGCTAAGCTTTTCACTCTCAGGATTGAGTCCTTACAGGCAGATAACCAGAGACTAGAGGCACAAGTGGCTGATCATGTTAATGTGGTGGCTGAGCTTGAGGCTGcaagagaaaaaattaaaattctcaaGAAGAAATTTAGGTCTGAAGCTGAACAGAACAAGGAACAGATCTTAGCCGTTCAGCGAAGAGTTGCAAAGTTGCAAGACCACGAATACAAGGCTGCTCCAAGTGATCCGAAAATCCAATTAAAGCTGCAAAGACTAATGGATCTGGAGGTTGAGGCTGAAGAGTTGAGAAAGTCTAATATGAGATTGCAGGTTGAAAATACTGAATTGAGTCGGAGGTTGGAATCTACACAAATCCTTGCAAATTCTGTTTTGGAAGATCCAGAG GCAGAAGCATTTAGGGTGGAGAGGGAGCATCTAAGACATAAAAACAAAGACCTGGAAGAGGAAATTGAGCAACTCCAAGCACATCGATTTTCTGATGCTGAAGAATTGGTCTATTTGAAGTGGATAAATGCTTGCTTACGATATGAGCTACGAAATTATCAGCCTCCTGATGGTAAAACAGTGGCAAGGGACCTAAGCAAAACATTAAGCCCCAAATCCGAAGAGAAAGCGAAGCGGTTAATACTTGAATATGCAAATACTGAAGGGATGGGAGGAAAAGGGTTCCACATTATGGAATTTGATTTTGACCAATGGTCATCCTCTCAAGCTTCCGTTCTTACAGACTCTGGAGAGCTTGATGATTCTTCTGTAGATAATTCATCTGCAACCAAAACCTACAGTTCGATCAAGAGTAAACTTTTCAGCAAACTTGGGAAAATTATTCGTGGGAAAGACAGTCATGATAATCATGTTTTATCAGTGGAGAAGTCTGAATCTTTGGAATATGGAGATTCTCCAAGGTGCAgttcaattttttcaagaggAACGTATGCTGGAACTGATCAGGGGCATGGCAGTAGACTTGCTACTCCTCAGGGTTCATCTAGACCTTCTCTGGATCTCCACAGATTCAGGAGTCTAAGGGAAGTAAATATCAAGGATATAGATAGCGTCCGCACATATAGCGATGTGGGATCCTCTTCTGGGTACAAGAGGTTTGTATTGGGTAGGGAGAGTGCTGATTTGGCCCTTAAAAGCCCACTTGATGGAGACTCGGATACCACTGAGAAATCTGAGCTGGTGAAATATGCAGAAGTTTTAAAGGACTCTCATGGTGGAACACCTAGGCTTCGTAGAAGATCGGCATCCCTTAGTTTCTTTTGA
- the LOC133864142 gene encoding GDSL esterase/lipase APG-like, which produces MNIFSRRALLLIFSFALLRFGNGQDSTALVPGIITFGDSAVDVGNNDYLATIFKANYPPYGRDFINHQPTGRFCNGKLATDITAETLGFKTYAPAYLSPQASGKNLLIGANFASAASGYDEKAAILNHAIPLSQQLEYYKEYQTKLTKVAGSKKAASIIKDSIYILSAGNSDFLQNYYVNPFINKVYTPDQYGSYLVGVFSSFVKDLYGLGARKLGVTSLPPLGCLPLAITLFGFKENGCVSRFNTDAQGFNRKINSAATNLQKQLPGLKIVIFDIFKPLYDVIHSPSKYGFVEARRGCCGTGTVETTSLLCNPKSPGTCPNATQYVFWDSVHPSEAANQVLADALILQGIALIS; this is translated from the exons ATGAATATCTTCTCCAGAAGAGCACTGCTTTTGATATTTTCATTTGCTTTATTAAGATTTGGAAATGGGCAAGACTCAACTGCACTTGTACCAGGAATCATAACGTTTGGTGACTCTGCAGTGGATGTGGGGAACAATGACTATCTCGCTACTATTTTCAAGGCTAACTATCCTCCATATGGGAGGGACTTTATCAATCATCAACCCACTGGGAGGTTTTGCAATGGCAAACTAGCCACCGATATAACTG CTGAAACTCTGGGTTTCAAGACATATGCTCCAGCATATCTTAGCCCACAGGCATCAGGGAAGAACCTTCTAATTGGAGCCAACTTTGCTTCTGCTGCATCGGGGTACGATGAGAAAGCGGCAATCCTTAAT CATGCAATTCCATTGTCTCAGCAGCTGGAGTACTATAAGGAATACCAGACTAAGCTAACAAAGGTGGCTGGTAGTAAGAAAGCGGCATCCATCATCAAGGATTCCATATATATTTTGAGTGCCGGTAATAGCGACTTTCTACAGAATTACTATGTTAATCCTTTTATCAACAAGGTCTACACTCCCGATCAGTATGGCTCGTACCTTGTTGGCGTATTCTCAAGCTTTGTGAAG GACTTGTATGGCTTGGGAGCGAGGAAACTTGGGGTGACTTCACTCCCTCCATTGGGTTGCCTTCCTCTAGCAATCACCTTATTTGGATTTAAGGAGAATGGGTGCGTCTCTAGGTTCAATACTGATGCCCAAGGGTTTAATAGGAAGATCAACTCTGCTGCAACAAATCTCCAAAAGCAACTTCCTGGTCTTAAGATTGTTATCTTTGATATTTTCAAGCCTCTCTATGATGTTATTCATTCTCCATCAAAATATG GTTTTGTGGAAGCAAGAAGAGGCTGTTGTGGCACTGGAACAGTAGAGACAACATCATTATTGTGCAATCCGAAGTCACCAGGAACTTGTCCTAATGCAACTCAGTATGTGTTTTGGGATAGCGTCCACCCATCTGAGGCTGCTAATCAAGTTCTTGCTGATGCATTGATTCTCCAAGGCATCGCCCTCATTTCATGA
- the LOC133864704 gene encoding senescence-induced receptor-like serine/threonine-protein kinase isoform X1, with product MKTNMQDGAPELVLVWKAWLFFAFAIANILGNSKLAAGKNQHAGRKLAADIPGFMSIDCGSDEDSIDKETGIPYKSDKELVNTGIVATVSPDWSGYITEQFKNLRSFPQGTRNCYALKPEQVKYNNYMIRAQFLYGNYDGKNQTPKFDLHLGPNWWATVSSSDPVYYEIIYTPLTDYIDVCLVNTNNGIPFISTLELRRLDNSIYRTEDGALAIISRYDVGKDIRSGSRRYPGDVYDRYWEPLLIEGCIPIATNSTVFSTQGNDNAYKLPAEVLRTAAGTPNGSIPLALVWSPPNSLSKCYFYFHFAEIEKLGAGQQREFTINLNGERNLRESVKLDYLNPLTVVQDDPPVSGSRLNFSINAAGMTKFPPILNAVEIFELQELPNKPTAIADVEAIMEIKELYNVIRNWQGDPCAPSDYSWEGLNCSNDNHPRIISLNLSSSKLAGEIATSFSNLKALQSLDLSYNDLTGPFPEVLTQLPYLNTLDLSGNKITGSVPEALVQKSKDGKFVLRVGDNPDLYQSAPTKRKKKNEIVVASSIAVLILLFIFSTLAGTLAIYRRKRRRETS from the exons ATGAAAACCAACATGCAGGATGGTGCACCAGAACTGGTTTTGGTCTGGAAAGCGTGGCTCTTCTTTGCTTTTGCCATTGCTAATATTCTTGGCAACTCAAAACTAGCTGCAGGAAAAAATCAGCATGCTGGAAGAAAACTTGCTGCTGACATTCCAG GTTTCATGAGCATCGACTGTGGCAGCGATGAAGACTCGATTGACAAGGAAACCGGCATTCCTTACAAATCTGACAAGGAGCTTGTAAATACTGGAATAGTTGCGACGGTATCCCCTGATTGGTCCGGCTACATTACAGAGCAGTTCAAGAACCTGAGAAGTTTTCCGCAAGGAACAAGGAATTGTTACGCCCTAAAACCGGAGCAAGTCAAATACAATAATTATATGATCAGAGCTCAATTCCTGTACGGAAATTACGATGGCAAAAACCAGACCCCAAAATTTGACCTGCATCTTGGCCCTAATTGGTGGGCAACAGTGAGTTCATCTGATCCGGTTTATTACGAGATTATTTATACTCCCTTGACGGATTACATAGATGTGTGCCTTGTGAACACTAACAATGGGATACCCTTCATTTCAACGCTGGAACTACGACGTTTGGACAATTCCATTTATCGGACGGAGGACGGCGCACTCGCAATCATTAGCCGATACGACGTCGGCAAAGACATTAGAAGTGGATCTCGCAGGTATCCAGGCGACGTCTATGATCGCTACTGGGAGCCTTTGCTAATTGAAGGATGCATTCCAATCGCCACCAATTCGACCGTTTTCAGCACCCAAGGCAATGATAACGCATATAAATTACCGGCCGAGGTGTTGAGGACTGCCGCCGGAACGCCGAACGGTAGCATTCCCTTGGCCTTAGTCTGGTCTCCTCCAAACTCTCTTTCTAAATGTTATTTTTACTTTCACTTTGCTGAGATTGAGAAGCTCGGAGCCGGTCAGCAGAGGGAATTCACGATCAATTTGAACGGCGAGCGCAACCTGAGAGAATCTGTTAAGCTTGATTATCTAAACCCACTCACCGTGGTCCAGGATGATCCGCCAGTTAGTGGAAGCCGGCTTAATTTTTCAATCAATGCAGCTGGGATGACTAAGTTTCCTCCGATCCTAAACGCCGTTGAGATTTTTGAGTTGCAAGAGCTCCCAAATAAGCCAACGGCCATAGCTGATG TTGAAGCTATCATGGAAATCAAGGAACTGTACAACGTGATTCGAAACTGGCAAGGCGATCCATGTGCCCCAAGTGATTACTCATGGGAGGGTTTGAACTGCAGTAACGACAATCATCCGAGGATCATCTCATT AAACTTGAGCTCAAGCAAACTGGCAGGGGAGATTGCAACTTCATTCTCCAATCTCAAAGCACTGCAATCTTT GGATTTGTCATATAATGACTTAACTGGGCCATTTCCAGAAGTTTTAACACAACTGCCGTATTTGAACACCCT TGATTTAAGTGGTAACAAAATCACGGGTTCAGTTCCTGAGGCTCTTGTGCAAAAGTCTAAGGATGGAAAATTTGTCCTGAG AGTCGGCGACAATCCAGATCTTTATCAATCAGCTCCAaccaagagaaagaagaaaaatgagattGTTGTTGCATCGTCTATAGCAGTCCTGATCCTTCTGTTCATCTTTAGTACTCTGGCTGGTACTCTGGCTATATATAGAAGGAAAAGACGAAGAG AGACAAGTTAG